ACTGGAAATAGCCTTCCGGCAAACCAAGGGCGAGGGCAAAGGCGTCAAACAGACGGTGGCTGAGGGCGAAAACCGCTTCATAGTAGGCCAGCACCCGGGATTTAAATTCTGGTACCTCCGGCCACTCGTTGGCACCAATCAGCGGCGTTTTGGCAATGACGAAGGGATGGTCGTCAGCGGCCTGGAAGCCGATATCAAACGCCTCTTTATGATCCGGCTTGCCGGAACCGTAAATCTCCTCGCCTTCAGGAACATAGCCCTTATGACTTTTGGACTGGCCGATGTAGTAGGCCATTTTGCGCTCCATCGGCAAGGCGAAAAGCTGTTTTGCCGCGGAGCGGACTCCGGCGATCAGTTCTGGCGCAATGCCGTGGCCGGTAATGTAGAAAAAACCGACTTCACGGGCGGCCTGACCAATGATGTTAGCCACCGCCTGGCGCTTAGCGAGATCGTCGCAGGTCAGGTCGCTGATATCGATAGTCGGTAATTCAGTGAAAGAACTTTTTGCGGCGGTCATTTCTACCGTTCCTTATTGAGTGAGCGAAGTGAATTCAACAAAATGCTGCTGTTCATGTCGTGCCATCCACGCGTTCAGCGACCACAAGTCAGCTACCGGAACGTTGGTAAACGGCAGATGATGCAGGTAGCCATCGGGGCCAAATTCCGGCGTCAGTGTGGTTTGCTGGTAGCCGCGCTGGCGTTGTGATTGCCAGATCTGCTGCCAGACATTTTGTTGAAATTGCAGGGCCGACTGATATTCAGGAGCTGCCGGATGCGGCACCTGCGGGCCCTGGTCATATCCGGCGCGGGCCTGAATATGGTGGACCCGGTCGATGAACGTGCTGAAGTCATCGCAGGGGTCATCCAGCAGGCGCTCGCTCACCACAATCCAGTGGCTGATATCGGCGGTAAAGCGCAGTTGCGGTAGCTGCTGGATAATCTCCAGCGTTAGCCACGGGCTATATAGCGACGTGGCGCGATGGGTTTCGAAGCTGCATGTCAGTTCATAATCGGCAGCCAGTTCGTGAACTTTGCCGAGAAATTCCACCTGCTGCGCCAATGGCCAGCGGTCGTTACCGGCCAGCAGGTTGACGAAGCGCGGATTAAGCGCTTTTGCTGCTGTAAAGCGTTCTTTTAACCGTTCCAGATGCTGGGTTGGCGTTTCGGCCTGGGCCGGAATGACGCCGCCGCCGCTAAACACGATGGCGATATACTGCAGCGCTGACTCTTCGATGCGCCGGGCCAGCGTCTGCTGATCTTCTACTGTGAGCGGCACCCGCGCTTCAATGCCGCAGCAGCCGACGCTTTTGAGTTCGCTAACAGTTTGCTGCCACGGGGAGGTGACGCCCCATAGCGTGCGAAAGACGTTGAGCTGCATGGTTTATCCTCTATTCGTATTTCACGCCGGGGAGAACGCAGAGCATCTCGTACAGCAGGTTGGCAGCCAGCTGCGAGGTGTTACCGCTGACGTCATAAGGTGGGGAAACCTCGACCAGGTCGCAGCCAATCAG
This Klebsiella sp. RHBSTW-00484 DNA region includes the following protein-coding sequences:
- a CDS encoding sugar phosphate isomerase/epimerase family protein, coding for MQLNVFRTLWGVTSPWQQTVSELKSVGCCGIEARVPLTVEDQQTLARRIEESALQYIAIVFSGGGVIPAQAETPTQHLERLKERFTAAKALNPRFVNLLAGNDRWPLAQQVEFLGKVHELAADYELTCSFETHRATSLYSPWLTLEIIQQLPQLRFTADISHWIVVSERLLDDPCDDFSTFIDRVHHIQARAGYDQGPQVPHPAAPEYQSALQFQQNVWQQIWQSQRQRGYQQTTLTPEFGPDGYLHHLPFTNVPVADLWSLNAWMARHEQQHFVEFTSLTQ